A window of Methanobacterium veterum contains these coding sequences:
- a CDS encoding transcription elongation factor NusA produces the protein MVLPICDVCLKSGMLCQGCENKLKSGEITQLDLDIAKLLYKLGEGTIGFKKTIEIGDVVIIVTEKDQVGKIIGKSGKIVRAISKKIGKKVRVIGEGSDFKEVAKDILAPARISGINIVYGTDGEEKYKIRVMREDSRRLPARLDLLNDIMNQLTHEKTVIVIDDL, from the coding sequence ATGGTATTGCCAATATGCGATGTCTGCTTAAAAAGTGGAATGTTATGTCAGGGGTGTGAAAACAAGTTAAAAAGTGGTGAAATAACCCAGCTGGATTTAGACATTGCAAAATTACTTTACAAACTTGGAGAAGGCACAATAGGCTTTAAAAAGACTATTGAAATAGGAGATGTTGTTATAATAGTAACAGAGAAAGACCAAGTTGGTAAAATCATAGGCAAAAGTGGAAAAATAGTAAGAGCAATATCAAAGAAAATAGGGAAGAAAGTAAGAGTTATAGGAGAAGGCTCTGACTTTAAAGAAGTGGCAAAGGATATTTTAGCCCCTGCAAGGATCTCGGGAATTAACATAGTCTATGGAACTGATGGAGAAGAAAAATACAAAATTAGGGTCATGAGAGAAGATTCAAGAAGACTTCCTGCAAGATTAGATCTACTAAACGATATCATGAACCAGCTAACCCACGAAAAAACTGTTATTGTTATTGATGACCTCTAA
- a CDS encoding PsbP-related protein → MNGPLRKGKDKSNNLLSGSQQRYKNKSRNPFKGPYKEEAFAISLAILIALLVLLVTHVSTGSNEQIQQANQSVNQTTEIPTKIYSAGGISLQYPSSWNITTDEINATNTQIVIQDPTSANNPQSTQIAAFTIFKVQNDGSETLEQRKDSFIQSFTNSGANIALTNTSNVTVSGINATEAVYTGNDPKYNKIQLKVIYLEQNGIFYILGFFTKGIDLQSQDQYFNIILNSFKIQ, encoded by the coding sequence ATGAACGGTCCATTGAGAAAGGGTAAAGATAAAAGTAATAATTTACTAAGCGGCTCACAACAAAGGTATAAAAATAAAAGCCGTAACCCATTTAAGGGTCCATATAAGGAAGAAGCATTTGCAATTAGTCTTGCAATTCTTATAGCGCTTCTGGTACTTTTAGTAACCCATGTATCAACTGGAAGTAATGAGCAGATTCAACAGGCCAACCAATCAGTTAACCAAACAACTGAAATACCCACAAAAATCTACTCAGCTGGAGGAATATCACTCCAATATCCTTCTTCATGGAACATTACAACTGATGAAATCAATGCAACCAATACACAGATTGTAATTCAGGACCCTACTTCAGCGAATAATCCTCAAAGCACACAGATCGCGGCTTTTACCATATTTAAAGTGCAAAATGATGGATCTGAAACATTAGAACAGAGAAAAGATAGTTTTATCCAAAGTTTTACAAATTCTGGCGCCAATATAGCACTTACAAATACTTCAAATGTTACTGTAAGTGGTATAAATGCTACAGAAGCTGTATACACAGGAAATGACCCAAAGTACAATAAAATACAATTAAAAGTAATATATCTCGAACAAAATGGTATTTTTTATATACTGGGATTCTTTACCAAAGGAATAGATTTACAAAGTCAAGATCAGTACTTCAACATAATATTAAATAGTTTTAAAATCCAGTAA